DNA from Ziziphus jujuba cultivar Dongzao chromosome 2, ASM3175591v1:
GAGTTGAACTCCCATGAGAGAATCTCATGTTTCTCAAGGGTAAGCACCAGTTGCAGCAGAAAATCCGACAGTGGCATACTGGGGCATAACGCATAAGTGTTGGTATATCGATCAGAGTCCAAAGATTATAAATAGTTTCATGGTCATCAGTGGAGGATGAATAATTCTCAAGGAAGGATAAAGTGACACTGAAATTGCTGGTTGAAGAATCATAATGGATCATGACATGAATCCTTGATCCATCATTCAAAGGTCCGGCCACTTCCTTGGTTCTTGGAGAATAGATGGAGTCGATATCGATCCCGAAATGATTGCTACCTTGATCATAGGTGTTCCTGAAAGTGTCAAACTCCACTGCCACCAGCCCATCGGCAGAGTTAAAAGTACAATTGGTAATGAGTCCAAAGCAGCCTCCATGTGACTTCTCAGGTGCTTGGGATCCATTCTTAGCAAGGAAGAAAGCAAGCCCATCTCCACCAATTGGATCACTTCCCATTTTCTTGATGCTAAAATCAAAAGTGGTAGTGAAATCGGCAGCCTTCCCAGTGGAATTGTCCCAAAGTAGTACTTGTATGTCATACACAGCTCTACCAACAGTAGTAATTGGTGAACCATTTGTAAGCCTTAGAATTCCTTCTGTGATGTTGGCCTGCCCGGAAGGGACCATCCCATTAGAGTCTCTGAAATCGGGATAGTTGAAGTGGAGTGCATGCAATAGAGGAAGATACAGCAGAGAGAGGACCCATAGCAGCCATAGACTGCAAGTAAGGTTGATGGACGACATTTGGAGGATAAAAATGAAAGTGCAATGTTTTAACTACAAATGGGTTTTGAGGACCAATCACAGATGATTAAATTCGTTTAGTTTCTCCCTTATTTTAAGTTCTCCAAGGGCGTGTTTCCGATTTCGCCTTGTTGAATAGAATCGGTCAGCATTATGTTAATGCTTTTTTTGGGCCAACTTCAAGGTTAACAAaacaatgaagaagaagaaaaaactgttACATAATGATCAATGGGTGATTCAGcagcacaaaaaaataaataaataaataaataaataaataaaataaaaaatcaacggATGATATTTTAAAGCATGTGCATATCGATAGTGTGGTTAACATGCACTACAAGTTACACGCTAGTTACATGTAGTTCATAATATACAATACTCTAAATTATACGTCATAAATGGCCAATTaaataattacccaaaaaaaataaataaacaaaataaaaagggcCTACCGTATAAAACAAGGGGCTGCTACCCAACGTACATGCCCACTGACTATATGGCCGCGTCTGCtaaatttgggtttttttttttttgttttttttttttgatttattgttttattttttatattaataagtttctatttaatattaaaCTTCAAGATTGACCAAAATGAAAACTAAAGAAAAGAGGATAGCTAAAAAACAAGCGCCCACCTCCCATGCATTTTCCTTtttgaacaaaaatgaaataataaggaGGAGGATGACGCGGAAAGAAATCAagaatggacttttttttttttttttttttcaataaatcaaGTGTGCATCTAGACACGCCTAAAAGACACATGTAAACAAAAGACCATATATTATATGGCGGTTATTCATTTTGACCGTTCATTCAATGTCAGTACATAAATTTTTGTATCACTCTTcatcttcaatatatatatatatatatatatctaatataatttataatccaCAAAACTATGGGCATCTActaaattctattaaaaatattgtatggTTCTTAAACGTTTTCTTTATTGAATGGTTTGGGTTAGTGGGGTTAGTGGAGAGTTAATGGACTTTAAGTGGTTTTTACGTtttggaaaaagtgaaaaagaaaaagaaaaacaaaggattttcattttttaattaatttttgaaaaaacctCTCActctccctcacgtgttttgaaaaaaaaaataagaaaaatgtgtTTTTCTTGCATATTATTTTTCCTATCATATTTTTACATGGGAAGAATGAAAAATTTCTAGTAcactaaaatattcaaagagaaAGCTTTGAAGGTGTTAAATCCGAGAGTTTTTCGattccgttgtatcctgggagacaacTATTGGGAAAACATCTACATCGGTGGGACGGAAATTGTCTTAAGGACATTGTGGTACACACAGACTTCGGATCAATTTATTCTTCATACACAGATCAAAGCTAAAGGACTTTCaggttgtatttgtatttattttgttaatttttcatattttatttgtgttttattccatacatatattcatatattatgcatattctaatatttttgtattacaaATATAAAGGCCGTCCTCATGGCAGCGCATGCTATATGCATAATACATAATCAATTTTCTGTCAAAATTTGCCTTTTGTATATAATCCAACTCATTTCATGCATCCTCCTTCAACTCTTCCTCTCAAACTCTTGATTACTATCATAGGGCGTGGGAGCATCTAAGTTGTCATATGTGCATGAAATAttcctttggatttaatatgtGAATTATCACCTTCTAAATTCACCAACTAcaacttattttttcatttttaaaccCACATTAGATTGGTGGCTATACTATAAATTAACTAATCTTTTGtgaatcaaataatatatagtaGTTGAAATATCAGGGAATACAATAATACATATTGTGGAATCAGCTAATGAGAGGGCAAGAGAAGCTCTTATATTCCAAAGGATAAGGAGAAATTTGAAagagaaatatttatatatatatatatgtatatataaatatatgtatatatttttaatgaatttcaaAGAGAAATAGATCAAAGGACGAGTAAGAGATTATATTTAGTGATGAAGAGGATTAGCTTAAGTGGTTGAGTACTTTTATCTATGCTCATGAAAATACGGATTTGAATTGAACGGGATGTAATGAGATTTTGTATAGTTTgtaattagttaatttatttaaaaaaaaaaaaagacaagacTTAGCtattagaatatattatatggctcaatctctcatttttttttttttttaaataggattTAGAATTTCCACCCATTCACCTTATACTCTTGGGAGCTTCGTATGTCAcccattttttatatatatatttctaaaaatttGTGGCAAGAATTTTGAAGACAAACCGCTGGAGCAAATTCGGTACACAAattgtttactttttcttttcttgctaaAAAGTATATCTACTCTTTTTTAACAAGTAAGAAATAAATAGAAAGTATATCtaattatttatgttatgtatatataaaaacctAAGAAATTACACAGACACCATCATCTCCTTTATTAAGATTTATACTTATATTAAAACGTAAAATTACGAGACCAAATATTAGAGATAGACCTGACCTACACAATATTATCAATATGCGGGTGGGTTTTGCCTCTTGATTTGCCTTAATAGTGTCCGGTTTACAATATCACCAACACAAGTTCTTAAGAGTCAAATACCATAACAAcccattaacccaaaaaaaaaaaataataataaataaaaaaaaaattgataatatatattgtatttattattcaatattattttgttatatgtaatattttagttcatatatttcatatttaattttgtaaacataattatttatttgtattattgatcattgattattttgattttaatatttttgatataattaatttgtattttatttaaaaataattaaattttataactagTTTAACAGGTTAATGgattacataataatttaatgaacatgattgagtttatatattttaacataaaaGCTTAACAAATTGGATTTGGTTGAAAGAATTTTGACATGAATATGACATGATCACGTACACTACATAACACAAAATATTGTTAGGACTAATtagaaacataaaatataaatatatatatatatataatcattctaCTATCAGGATATCTTAATAAATTTATCATGCAGTTTCACATGTACCTTTGAATACTTGGCTATTTAAAATGGGCGCGTATCCCTGAAAGGATATGCTTGAATCTATACAAtaaatttgtaacaccccgtcccaaatcgcaccggaatccgtgcacgttgaccgaggttgaccgttgaccgttgaccgaagggggtcaaaagttgactttttgactcggtgagaattttgagttgactagggtacggtggcgaagtgcatgacgccctgagttcgtagactagtagcacgtcgaaaacggagctacggtttgaaagttatgggcaaaacaagttgaagtgtaaactgtctaaaaggtgccgggagttgactttttcttgtgatgtaattgtgagttgactcttgtatggttgtaaagtactcgtcgatacgagttcatagactagcggcacgtccgatttggacatgtggtttgaaagttatagacctgtaaagtttttcaaatactgtattattttaatattatttttttttacacgcataacgaggtgccacgtgtgactcaatgaaggtggccatgtgtcaccatggtgaaatgccacatgtcaaccatgtgaaaaaaaaaaaaaaaaaaaaaaaaaaaaatcaaattattttattatttttgaataataatattattattaatattatttaattatttctttttcttttcctttttctttctctttttctttttctttttctttttctttttcttttcttttccccacgtgggaaaacaccaatcctttctttttctttttctttttctttttttttcttttttccttcttcttccccgaaatacacacacacacacgcagcttttctttcttctctcccgaccgtccctctctctcccgtgtttttgaattccggccacccatagccctcacgcgccagccaccaaggaagcccgccacctcgcgagcttggccgccaagtttcacggccagccgccgccggacgcgcgccgatcgggccggagaagccgccggccggccaagtttctctctcctcttttcttgtgttttccggccagcccactcccaattgagcctcctatccccctattttgggtcctctgaatccaaaaatggcctccaatctcaaaaattcgaagcggtttgcgagatatggagaagtgaacaccggccgaacctttccggccaaattccggccacccccggcggaattggggtcgacggagaccggattggtgatcctcgttccacgagcttcgattcggtatatcattcgaccattttggttaaagtttgtgttttgacccccgggtaccgggtattatttacccgattaaaatattaatttatttgactgtctgtgaattttgttctaggagcactggtgagtcgtagaattgatcccgtagtggatcatgggttaattgcgtgctccaggtgagtgacccaccttcaaattaattttggggaatttaattgatgaatatattatgtgtgaattaaatatttggaatttaatttctatgtgccaaatatttattggatttattgtagaattatttatgaatttattggatttaagaaaatgcgaattctacaaaattatgccgtgtggaattattttatggttttgaggattttgaaattggtgtggttttaatggtaaattgggcatgatttgattttcaaatatttcaaagaaaatatttggttatattggtgatttcaatttttataaaatatgcccatggaatattatgagatttgattatgatatttcgagaaattatttatgctattgggaaaatgtggatatttgaattgatggatttggaagttggtggatttgaaaatcatggaatttatggtatggattataaggaaattgtggagaatttcccggttcaagcggatggattatgcccgctatgcttatgaaaaatgtgaaatttgttttatgatttaaatttatggattttatgatttttagatgcaccgtgcacgtactggtgttctgattatgtgatatggtatatgtgatatggttagtgtgcacacggttgtgattagcgcgcaggtgggtgtgagtagcgcgcggttgatattatgagggtgtcctgtggatgccatcggagagggcggccacccccctttggccgggacaccaggttagcagcggcgcagtgggacgccacgcgaccgtatgccggtttctttctataacctcctgtctggcggtaccttgggacgctgggtactgttggcgccactggtatatagtgggtgcatcaaatgattttcagaactgtgttttaaaaataaaatgtttggaaactgtattggaaaaataaaattaattattactgcttccgatatttaattatttgatgtcttggttttcggggaatatgaataaagggttttgtgaaaatgttttaaaaggggaacctttccaactgagagaattgtaagggttttgagagaaattattatttccaaataattattatttatacttattactgtgatattatatggtatagtagtagggtcgctcactgagatgattagcatctcacactcttaaattccgttcctctaggttccaggttgtcggtgttcattcggatcggacttgatcttcctcgctgttttacttcgtgaagtaccctgttcttctttattgcggttgtactatttctttcattcttgttgtatttattttgcactggattactgtatttttgttttgaagtgctggaatttgtggaaccaatttgtagtttgtgggaggaataaggggatatttttgaagtgtgttttcagtgcaggtaaatttgtggtaagtaaatcccttaggggaggtgctgccggattttccgttggaaggttcggtggtattttcctgggatcagggctgtctagggttccggaggaggaattctggacgggtcctgacagttggtatcagagctctagttctagtattcctaagggactgtgcattgttgtgcatcctatccgtgtttaatctctcgttttacccgtgtgaaagcgttctttctgtttgtctcgaagtaaattcgttgcccgagtttgaataactctaatcttcgagggtgtcaattaggatcatctagcctaacaggaaattcctatggcctagtcgatggtcgaggatgccttttctttttgaaggtcaagcttatcatcgtgaatggtatccgtttcgttcatggaggagaaagatgattgtctaaggatgtgtgtcgatcgatcgatttcaaggcgtcaaaaatatttttccgatcgattatcaaaattaaatacttttcaaagtggtatttgaaattaaaggtgttttattcaagtatttttggtttgtgttcatacatgtatctgtatgttatattgtttgatattatactgcaccatatggaggcggcgaaccaatgtggtccatgtagagctagccccatgatcatgttgcctacgagtccggggaattggacggccaatataggcaaccaccctggtttgtattggtagcagagtgtcggcgacagttggaatcatggattacgtaacatgtagaaggtgttgtacgtacctccattacaagcgtgcatattttattttatgctatggattttaagatatgattttcaatgtggagttttaacaattgcctatgcaagttaggtatatttgaaaaatatattttattatttgttttatgttatggtttttccaagagcgacttaagggttaagtatcgccagtcgagaatccaaagcagggtatcgttgagttcaaaaaggagatcttaaaggaagcacgcgattcaaagtatgcgatacaccccaagggtaccaagacgtatggaatgctcactggatgacatggtggtttggcacgataaaggaagttgcaagatccgaataaaggtacgtaggtcaccgataagtaaaagtagggagatgtaaatatggatttcgtgcttaaactatcattcacaaagagaaggtacgacagcgtttagagaatcaagcaagatccggatagcgactaaagttctacttggtggttgatgaggttaatgagatgaggatgattccttaggcatggttggatgtttaagcatggttatttttcattctagaagctaagatcttgatatcttatttccttggagatttaaggttcgtattggtggtgctttatcgattcaaggtggttgatattgttggtgataatttacaatgataaggagtatgatttttgggacgtagttagaatttaagaagtgtggaatactttattgggttaaggatctagtgatttgttcatagtattggtggtgatgctagaattaggatttaaatttcttattgcttgaggtgtggattcatggaatttatttgaaataagggaaacttagggttttcaagaatgatatttggatgttgagaattttattcatgaccttgatgaatttagttaaaagaaagattgatgtttgtcgaggttaagactattggttaatcaatgaggagcaggggctttataattgtaagtactaggagggtaatcgaagataagtgaattaatctcaaccttaacttggtgataccagtatttgaggaaattagacttaagttctaatctaaccttttaaagtgctgatcgagtcacgagagttggttgttggtttaaggatgcatgctttagaagcaccttatggttagcgttcgactatgaccaagacttgtagatcgtgttctcgtggaccaatttgactatccttaattagtgggcatgagaaggaaagttgcacaagagggaagttaaagtcactattaggcgaatgtagtggcagatgctttgagtaggaaggctactggatcccttgctcacatccaagtcatccaactacctctcatggtggagttgaagaagatgggggtgttaatgcatatgcatccttcaggagttcttatggctagcttccaggtacgaccggtgttggtggatcgtatagtagagacccaaatggaagatcctaagttgaggacaattaagggcaaggtacaagaaggtcttgatccggaattttccataaggagggatggagccctcgtgtataaaggacgactttgcgttccggatatcccaggactcaagaaggagattttagaggaggcgcacagctcgatgtatgcgatgcatcctgggagtaccaagatgtaacggacgcttgttaagtattattggtggattggtatgaagagagaagtggcagacttcgtatcaaagtgtttgatttgtcaacaagtgaaagcagaacgacagaagccttcgggactactccaacctttaccgattcccgtgtggaagtgggaagaactcaacatggacttcgtattcaagcttccttccacacctagaaggtacgacggcatttgggtaatcattgatcgtctcaccaagtcgggacacttcctaccggtacgagaacgtttttcgccctagaagttagcccagttgttcgtgcaaggcatacgtgggatcagttcaagatggccttctctactgagttttgtcctcctgcctaccgtgaagcaagaaggagagagttcgaggaactacgacaggggaacatgacggtgacagagtacgagaggagattccgagaactatcaggattctgcatgcacctgattcccgacgatcacacgaagaaggtgaggttcatagacggattgaaagagagcatcggctacaccctttctggatcagtacatcccacctatcagtccgccagggatgcagcgctcgagctagagagacaggaggagatacacagaccctcgaggcgcagatcattcgaaggatcgtatagcggagtacctcgacagggggcagctaagaagagccatagctcaggctcagacagtgatgggttaaccccacgaggcagattccagaggagagatagttatcgcatgccccagccagctcgccattcgatcattgtggatgcaagctcgtatcagcagtcacgcattggttctccgcggatttgtccactttgtagggggaatcattctgggcagtgtcagatggatggtttatgctttcggtgtgggcagccaggtcacataaggagggattgcccttatggtagtggcagtgtgctagaagcaggtcgacggacacagcatacaagggtatttccaggatagagttcccaggggagtcagccagtaggagtttcttcgggatcagtacagccgtctgcaggatcgagtcgaggtagaggaaggagaacccagcagacaagtcaaggctgggtgtttgctatgacgcagcagggagccaggactacgcccgacgatttcacagatcaagggatggaaacagacctgatcctgttggatctatccggacttgaagtagtgttgggcatggattggttggcaaggaactacttagtcgaggaagcaacgtgggaacccgaaacacagatgcgtgagcagtacccgtatctgttccagtgacgtgcggaaatttcgaggacgaaatttttgtaaggggggaaggctgtaacaccccgtcccaaatcgcaccggaatccgtgcacgttgaccgaggttgaccgttgaccgttgaccgaagggggtcaaaagttgactttttgactcggtgagaattttgagttgactagggtacggtggcgaagtgcatgacgccctgagttcgtagactagtagcacgtcgaaaacggagctacggtttgaaagttatgggcaaaacaagttgaagtgtaaactgtctaaaaggtgccgggagttgactttttcttgtgatgtaattgtgagttgactcttgtatggttgtaaagtactcgtcgatacgagttcatagactagcggcacgtccgatttggacatgtggtttgaaagttatagacctgtaaagtttttcaaatactgtattattttaatattatttttttttacacgcataacgaggtgccacgtgtgactcaatgaaggtggccatgtgtcaccatggtgaaatgccacatgtcaaccatgtgaaaaaaaaaaaaaaaaaaaaaaaaaatcaaattattttattatttttgaataataatattattattaatattatttaattatttctttttcttttcctttttctttctctttttctttttctttttctttttctttttcttttcttttccccacgtgggaaaacaccaatcctttctttttctttttctttttctttttttttcttttttccttcttcttccccgaaatacacacacacacacgcagcttttctttcttctctcccgaccgtccctctctctcccgtgtttttgaattccggccacccatagccctcacgcgccagccaccaaggaagcccgccacctcgcgagcttggccgccaagtttcacggccagccgccgccggacgcgcgccgatcgggccggagaagccgccggccggccaagtttctctctcctcttttcttgtgttttccggccagcccactcccaattgagcctcctatccccctattttgggtcctctgaatccaaaaatggcctccaatctcaaaaattcgaagcggtttgcgagatatggagaagtgaacaccggccgaacctttccggccaaattccggccacccccggcggaattggggtcgacggagaccggattggtgatcctcgttccacgagcttcgattcggtatatcattcgaccattttggttaaagtttgtgttttgacccccgggtaccgggtattatttacccgattaaaatattaatttatttgactgtctgtgaattttgttctaggagcactggtgagtcgtagaattgatcccgtagtggatcatgggttaattgcgtgctccaggtgagtgacccaccttcaaattaattttggggaatttaattgatgaatatattatgtgtgaattaaatatttggaatttaatttctatgtgccaaatatttattggatttattgtagaattatttatgaatttattggatttaagaaaatgcgaattctacaaaattatgccgtgtggaattattttatggttttgaggattttgaaattggtgtggttttaatggtaaattgggcatgatttgattttcaaatatttcaaagaaaatatttggttatattggtgatttcaatttttataaaatatgcccatggaatattatgagatttgattatgatatttcgagaaattatttatgctattgggaaaatgtggatatttgaattgatggatttggaagttggtggatttgaaaatcatggaatttatggtatggattataaggaaattgtggagaatttcccggttcaagcggatggattat
Protein-coding regions in this window:
- the LOC107419598 gene encoding anti-H(O) lectin 1-like, coding for MSSINLTCSLWLLWVLSLLYLPLLHALHFNYPDFRDSNGMVPSGQANITEGILRLTNGSPITTVGRAVYDIQVLLWDNSTGKAADFTTTFDFSIKKMGSDPIGGDGLAFFLAKNGSQAPEKSHGGCFGLITNCTFNSADGLVAVEFDTFRNTYDQAISVSLYPSLRIIHPPLMTMKLFIIFGL